In Luteitalea sp. TBR-22, one genomic interval encodes:
- a CDS encoding asparaginase: MRDAVLTAALVLAALPWVAGAQALPTPSPAQPVATARPAEPARALPRVRLVATGGTISNRRGGRLTAEELVASVPALAEHASLQAEQFANTGSSQLTLEQWLAISRRLNALFRDEPDLAGIVVTSGTDTLEELAYFLHLTVRDRRPVVVTGSMRNPSQVGYEGQANLLAAVRVAADPAAAGRGVLVVLNDEINGARDVTKTDALRLHTFASRGFGSLGVVDGDRVVFRRSAEGRHTAASEFDVMTLATLPRVDVFLVYQGAPGDLIRAAVDLGARGLVLATAGAGAISGTQNEGITYARDKGVPIVATTRTGSGRIAVTREPVTATVAAPPRLAGGDLSPVKARILLMLALTRTSDPADLQRIFNEY; encoded by the coding sequence ATGCGTGACGCGGTCCTGACCGCGGCACTGGTCCTGGCGGCCCTTCCGTGGGTCGCCGGGGCGCAGGCCCTCCCCACCCCTTCGCCCGCCCAGCCCGTCGCCACCGCACGTCCGGCGGAGCCGGCGCGCGCGCTGCCGCGCGTGCGGCTGGTCGCCACGGGCGGCACGATCAGCAACCGCCGCGGCGGACGCCTCACCGCCGAGGAGCTCGTCGCCTCCGTGCCGGCGCTGGCCGAGCACGCGTCGCTGCAGGCCGAGCAGTTTGCCAACACCGGCAGTTCGCAGCTGACGCTCGAGCAGTGGCTCGCGATCTCGCGTCGCCTCAACGCCCTGTTCCGCGACGAGCCGGACCTGGCCGGCATCGTCGTCACCAGCGGCACGGACACACTCGAGGAACTCGCCTATTTCCTGCACCTCACGGTGCGTGACCGGCGGCCCGTGGTCGTGACGGGCTCGATGCGCAACCCGAGCCAGGTGGGATACGAGGGGCAGGCCAACCTGCTGGCCGCCGTGCGCGTCGCGGCCGATCCGGCGGCGGCCGGGCGCGGCGTGCTGGTGGTGCTGAACGACGAGATCAACGGCGCGCGCGACGTCACCAAGACCGACGCGCTCCGCCTGCACACGTTCGCCTCGCGCGGCTTCGGCAGCCTCGGCGTCGTCGATGGCGACCGCGTCGTGTTCCGCCGCAGCGCCGAGGGACGGCACACCGCCGCGAGCGAGTTCGACGTGATGACGCTGGCCACGTTGCCGCGCGTCGACGTGTTCCTGGTCTACCAGGGGGCGCCCGGCGATCTGATCAGGGCGGCCGTGGATCTCGGGGCGCGCGGCCTGGTGCTGGCCACCGCCGGTGCCGGCGCGATCTCCGGGACACAGAACGAGGGGATCACGTACGCCCGCGACAAGGGCGTGCCGATCGTCGCCACGACCCGCACCGGCAGCGGCCGCATCGCGGTGACCCGCGAGCCGGTCACCGCCACCGTGGCGGCCCCGCCGCGCCTCGCCGGCGGCGACCTCTCGCCGGTCAAGGCCCGCATCCTGCTGATGCTGGCGCTGACCAGGACCAGCGACCCGGCCGATCTTCAACGCATCTTCAACGAATACTGA
- a CDS encoding diguanylate cyclase domain-containing protein, producing MPSRPITLELANGASSATSDHRLALQGVVEDLVALLEAQFPIAPEFPSDSLKTRLNQARDRLRAAEQADEVANAGLRLVGDASQAYARLSGHASAREAEFTGVIRLLRELVDGLRGDAMAFRNDLMRSSERVADLTQIEDIRTLRRALNREVDQLRQCVAQGERQEASRMARVAGDLKKVDQTIVQSVAAETRPGGLLPRPALLSDLASADHASASLVVCRIDEPQAIVDGHGAQVLERVIIALAQLLKDSFGSQTRVYRSSTHCVAIFLPGALPKQVGSQVRKVQARVAPEYEYERNGVTRRVVFTFSSVVTHSPGRTDRDATDALMRAEQQAEALEGLSQLQAESSGLGRLVGWLSSAG from the coding sequence ATGCCGTCCCGTCCCATCACCCTCGAACTCGCCAACGGCGCCTCATCGGCGACCTCGGACCATCGCCTGGCCCTGCAAGGCGTGGTCGAGGATCTGGTCGCCCTGCTCGAAGCGCAGTTCCCCATCGCCCCGGAATTCCCGTCCGACAGCCTGAAGACCCGACTCAACCAGGCCCGGGACCGCCTGCGCGCCGCCGAACAGGCCGACGAGGTCGCCAACGCGGGTCTCCGGCTGGTGGGAGATGCCTCGCAGGCGTATGCCCGGCTCAGCGGCCACGCCTCGGCACGGGAGGCCGAGTTCACCGGCGTCATCCGGCTGCTGCGAGAACTTGTCGACGGCCTGCGTGGCGACGCGATGGCGTTCCGCAACGACCTCATGCGCAGCAGTGAGCGGGTGGCCGATCTCACCCAGATCGAGGACATCCGGACGCTTCGGCGCGCCCTCAACCGCGAGGTGGACCAGTTGCGGCAGTGCGTGGCGCAGGGGGAACGCCAGGAAGCGTCGCGCATGGCCCGGGTGGCCGGCGACCTGAAGAAGGTCGATCAGACCATCGTGCAGAGCGTCGCCGCCGAGACCCGGCCCGGGGGCCTGTTGCCCCGTCCGGCCCTGCTTTCGGACCTCGCCAGCGCCGATCACGCGTCTGCGTCCCTGGTCGTCTGCCGGATCGACGAGCCGCAGGCGATTGTCGACGGGCACGGGGCCCAGGTGCTGGAGCGGGTGATCATCGCGCTGGCGCAACTGCTGAAGGACAGCTTCGGCAGCCAGACCAGAGTGTACCGGAGCAGTACGCACTGTGTCGCAATCTTCCTCCCGGGAGCCCTCCCGAAGCAGGTGGGGTCGCAGGTCCGGAAGGTGCAGGCGCGGGTCGCTCCCGAGTACGAGTACGAGCGCAACGGCGTGACGCGGCGCGTCGTCTTCACGTTCAGCAGCGTGGTCACCCACAGCCCTGGCCGGACCGACCGCGACGCCACCGACGCCCTGATGCGGGCCGAACAGCAGGCCGAGGCGCTCGAGGGCCTGTCGCAGCTGCAGGCCGAGTCGAGCGGGCTCGGTCGCCTGGTGGGTTGGCTTTCGTCGGCGGGATAG
- a CDS encoding recombinase family protein: MEGVLAAFAQFDNDVRSDRTRAGMKAALELGRWVFLAPIGYMNAPRALGKSLMPDPERAPLVRRAFEEYATGRFTKQQLLQQVTAWGLRNRRGQPLSSQAIGMLLRNQLYAGVVDVAEYGVRGKRGDFEPLVSEDTFYRVQAVLSGRTPSLAPQLQGHPDFPLRGFVRCESCGRGLTGSWSKGRSSYYAYYHCRPGCRGVNVTKARLESLFEKELARLQPTAGYMRLLKESVLQIWKARKESARADLARAARQAEAIQKKLDRLDEAFLFERSIDIDVYDRHAEKLREELTLLRIDRHATELEELDVEGILAFAERVLPRAADLWVQASLDQRQRFQQLFFPEGMTFDGRDFVGTAVTTRAFNYLQPIEGGDERLVDLTGIEPVTS; the protein is encoded by the coding sequence ATGGAAGGCGTGCTGGCGGCGTTCGCGCAGTTCGACAACGACGTGCGCTCGGACCGCACACGGGCCGGCATGAAGGCGGCGCTCGAACTCGGACGCTGGGTGTTCCTGGCGCCGATCGGCTACATGAATGCGCCGCGCGCGTTGGGCAAGAGCCTGATGCCAGATCCCGAACGCGCGCCGCTCGTGCGACGGGCCTTCGAGGAGTACGCCACCGGACGGTTCACGAAGCAGCAGTTGCTGCAGCAGGTGACGGCCTGGGGACTGCGCAACCGGCGCGGCCAGCCTCTCAGCTCGCAGGCGATCGGGATGCTGCTGCGCAATCAGCTCTACGCCGGCGTCGTGGACGTCGCCGAGTACGGGGTCCGCGGCAAGCGTGGAGACTTCGAGCCGCTCGTCAGTGAGGACACCTTCTATCGCGTTCAGGCCGTGCTGTCGGGCCGCACACCCAGCCTGGCGCCCCAACTACAGGGACACCCGGATTTCCCGCTGCGTGGCTTCGTGCGGTGCGAGTCCTGCGGCCGCGGCCTCACCGGCAGTTGGTCGAAGGGGCGAAGCAGCTACTACGCCTACTATCACTGCCGTCCGGGCTGTCGCGGCGTCAACGTGACCAAGGCCAGGCTCGAATCCTTGTTCGAGAAGGAGCTGGCCCGGCTGCAGCCGACCGCCGGCTACATGCGGCTGCTGAAGGAGTCGGTCCTCCAGATCTGGAAGGCGCGCAAGGAGTCTGCCCGCGCCGACCTCGCGCGCGCCGCACGCCAGGCCGAAGCCATCCAGAAGAAGCTCGACCGTCTGGACGAGGCGTTCCTGTTCGAGCGCTCGATCGATATCGACGTCTACGACCGGCACGCCGAGAAGCTGCGCGAGGAGCTCACGCTGCTCCGCATCGACAGGCACGCCACGGAGCTCGAAGAGCTCGACGTGGAAGGGATCCTGGCGTTTGCCGAGCGGGTGCTGCCCCGCGCCGCAGACCTGTGGGTGCAGGCCTCACTGGACCAGCGCCAGCGGTTCCAACAGCTGTTCTTTCCCGAGGGAATGACGTTCGACGGCCGCGACTTCGTTGGAACCGCCGTAACTACACGGGCGTTCAACTACTTGCAGCCGATTGAGGGGGGAGATGAAAGGTTGGTGGACCTGACCGGGATCGAACCGGTGACCTCCTGA